A genomic stretch from Canis lupus baileyi chromosome 3, mCanLup2.hap1, whole genome shotgun sequence includes:
- the ZFP90 gene encoding zinc finger protein 90 homolog isoform X3, whose translation MTKLGAWPMESVTFKDVAVDFTQEEWHHVDAAQRLLYRDVMLENYSHLVSLGYQVSKPEVIFKLEQGEEPWISEGEIQRPCCPDWKTRPEVKSSHLQQSIAEGSRSTDSHATFENTWDVTSQLERHQENWKRYLGPDTSNQKKITPEENFQQNKFGENSRLNTVLVTQLNIPSRPTECDALGSNLGHNPDILNQNNILAKKKPYKCDKCRKAFIHRSSLTKHEKTHKGEGAFPNGTDQGIYPGKKHHECSDCGKTFLWKTQLTEHQRIHTGEKPFECNVCGKAFRHSSSLGQHENAHTGEKPYQCSLCGKAFQRSSSLVQHQRIHTGEKPYRCNLCGRSFRHGTSLTQHEVTHSGEKPFQCKECGKAFSRCSSLVQHERTHTGEKPFECSICGRAFGQSPSLYKHMRIHKRGKPYQSNTYSIDFKHSSSLTQDESTVTEVKSYHCNDCGEDFSHITDFTDHQRIHAGQNPYECEQNFNQQPISHPGEKPYQCNVCGKAFKRSTSFIEHHRIHTGEKPYECNECGEAFSRRSSLTQHERTHTGEKPYECIDCGKAFSQSSSLIQHERTHTGEKPYECNECGRAFRKKTNLHDHQRIHTGEKPYACKECGKNFSRSSALTKHQRIHTRNKL comes from the exons GAATCAGTGACATTCAAAGATGTGGCTGTGGACTTCACCCAAGAAGAATGGCACCATGTGGATGCTGCTCAGAGGCTCTTGTACAGggatgtgatgctggagaactaTAGCCACCTGGTTTCTCTTG GATATCAAGTTTCCAAGCCAGAGGTGATCTTCAAATTGGAACAAGGAGAAGAGCCATGGATATCAGAGGGAGAAATCCAAAGACCTTGCTGTCCAG acTGGAAGACCAGGCCTGAAGTCAAATCATCTCATTTGCAACAGAGCATAGCTGAAGGATCCCGTAGCACAGATTCACATGCCACATTCGAAAACACTTGGGATGTTACTAGCCAGTTAGAGAGGCACcaggaaaactggaaaagataTCTGGGGCCAGACACATCCAACCAGAAGAAAATCACACCAGAAGAAAATTTTCAGCAAAATAAATTTGGTGAAAACTCTAGATTGAACACAGTCCTGGTTACACAACTGAACATTCCTTCAAGGCCTACTGAATGTGATGCACTTGGAAGCAACTTGGGACATAATCCAGACATACTTAATCAGAATAATATCCTTGCAAAAAAGAAACCTTATAAATGTGATAAATGTAGAAAAGCCTTTATTCATAGATCATCACTTACTAAACATGAGAAAACTCATAAAGGAGAGGGAGCTTTCCCTAATGGTACAGATCAGGGGATTTATCCTGGAAAGAAACACCATGAATGTAGTGACTGTGGGAAAACCTTCCTCTGGAAGACACAGCTTACTGagcatcagagaattcacactgggGAGAAGCCCTTTGAATGTAATGTTTGTGGGAAGGCCTTCAGGCATAGCTCGTCACTTGGTCAGCATGAGAATGCTCATACGGGAGAGAAACCTTACCAGTGCAGTCTCTGTGGAAAAGCCTTCCAGCGCAGCTCCTCCCTTGTTCAACAccagagaattcacactggagaaaaaccctaTCGATGCAATTTATGTGGAAGATCTTTTAGGCATGGCACATCCCTCACTCAGCATGAGGTCACACATAGTGGAGAGAAGCCTTTCCagtgtaaggaatgtgggaaagccttcagtcGGTGTTCTTCCCTCGTCCAGCACGAACGGactcatacaggagagaaaccttTTGAATGTAGCATATGTGGGCGGGCTTTTGGACAGAGTCCATCCCTTTACAAACATATGAGGATTCATAAGAGAGGCAAACCTTACCAAAGCAACACCTACAGCATAGATTTCAAGCACAGCTCATCTCTTACTCAAGATGAGAGCACTGTCACTGAAGTGAAATCCTATCATTGTAATGACTGTGGGGAAGACTTCAGTCACATTACTGACTTTACTGACCATCAGAGGATCCATGCCGGACAGAATCCCTATGAATGTGAGCAGAACTTTAATCAACAACCTATCTCTCAtcctggagagaaaccctatcaGTGTAATGTATGTGGGAAAGCTTTCAAAAGGAGTACAAGCTTTATAGAGCATCACAGaatccacactggagagaaaccctatgaatgtaatgaatgtggagAAGCCTTCAGTCGACGCTCATCACTTACTCAACATGAGAGGacccacactggagagaaaccctatgaatgtattgactgtgggaaagccttcagtcAGAGTTCATCCCTCATTCAGCATGAGAGAACTCATACTGGGgaaaaaccctatgaatgtaatgaatgtgggcgAGCCTTTCGAAAGAAAACCAATCTGCATGatcatcagagaattcatactggagaaaaaccctatgcttgtaaggaatgtgggaaaaaCTTCAGTAGAAGTTCAGCGCTAACTAAACACCAGAGAATTCATACACGAAATAAACTGTAG